From a single Haladaptatus sp. R4 genomic region:
- a CDS encoding helix-turn-helix domain-containing protein — MDEMTSEPEHQKEPTMAVKTDEKTKAMVEKKQEMFDFFSKSHMMLIASTVAASQSPWRFNELRDELEIPRTTLSARLSDLVEQDLVTRRSYDEIPPHVEYEATRKLREVKPVIIEFIVWWLGDDYPLETN; from the coding sequence ATGGACGAAATGACTTCCGAACCCGAACATCAGAAGGAGCCGACGATGGCGGTCAAAACGGACGAGAAGACCAAAGCGATGGTCGAGAAAAAACAGGAGATGTTCGATTTCTTCAGCAAGTCGCACATGATGCTGATCGCTTCGACGGTCGCCGCGTCACAGTCCCCGTGGCGGTTCAACGAACTCCGCGACGAACTGGAGATTCCACGGACGACCCTCTCGGCGCGACTCTCCGACCTCGTCGAGCAAGACCTCGTCACCCGACGCTCGTACGACGAGATTCCACCGCACGTCGAGTACGAGGCGACCCGGAAACTCCGTGAGGTCAAGCCGGTTATCATTGAGTTCATCGTCTGGTGGCTGGGCGACGACTATCCGCTGGAGACGAACTGA
- a CDS encoding aldo/keto reductase: MEYTTLGGTGTTVSRICLGCMGFGRSNGAGADAYYVSADEELASEVIDRAIDLGINFFDTGTFYSNGESEEILGNVLSEYDRDELVVATKVAPRHPTDEEDNAGGLSRKALEQKIEHSLDRLGMDTIDLLHIARWDYDTPIEETLKTLDDAVRRGKVRYIGASSMWAYQFAKALYTSDSLDLERFVTMQNHYNLVYREEEREMNPLARTEGVGLIPWSPLAGGYVARPHEEQDQLRPSPGEGSLYDSEASREINERVQELADDMGVSMAQIGLAWQLSKEGVTAPIYGTTSVEHLEDAVEAVELDLSDSDIDYLEEPYEPVEVTDNL, encoded by the coding sequence ATGGAATACACGACACTCGGCGGTACGGGAACGACGGTCAGCAGAATCTGTCTCGGTTGTATGGGTTTCGGTCGCTCGAACGGTGCGGGTGCCGATGCATACTACGTCTCAGCCGACGAGGAGCTAGCTTCCGAAGTCATCGACCGAGCGATAGACCTCGGAATCAACTTCTTCGATACGGGGACTTTCTACTCGAACGGTGAGTCCGAGGAAATCCTTGGCAACGTCCTCTCCGAATACGACCGCGACGAACTCGTGGTTGCGACCAAGGTTGCACCTCGACACCCTACCGACGAGGAGGACAACGCGGGCGGACTTTCGCGGAAGGCACTCGAACAAAAAATCGAACACAGCCTCGACAGATTGGGGATGGACACCATCGACCTCCTTCACATCGCCCGGTGGGATTACGATACTCCCATCGAGGAGACGCTCAAAACGCTCGACGATGCGGTGCGACGCGGCAAGGTTAGATACATCGGCGCGAGTTCGATGTGGGCGTACCAGTTCGCGAAAGCATTGTACACCAGCGACTCGCTGGACCTCGAACGCTTCGTGACGATGCAGAACCATTACAACCTCGTGTATCGCGAGGAAGAACGAGAAATGAACCCGCTCGCGAGGACGGAGGGGGTGGGCCTCATTCCGTGGAGCCCCCTCGCCGGGGGCTACGTCGCCCGTCCGCACGAGGAGCAGGATCAATTGCGGCCTTCCCCCGGGGAGGGTTCACTTTACGACTCCGAAGCGAGCCGCGAGATCAACGAGCGCGTGCAGGAACTCGCGGACGACATGGGTGTCTCGATGGCCCAGATCGGCCTCGCGTGGCAGCTTTCGAAGGAAGGAGTCACGGCTCCGATCTACGGCACCACGAGCGTCGAACACCTCGAAGACGCCGTCGAAGCCGTCGAACTCGATCTCTCCGACAGCGACATCGACTATCTGGAAGAACCCTACGAACCGGTCGAAGTAACGGACAACTTGTAG
- a CDS encoding sugar phosphate isomerase/epimerase, with translation MQVVGKCPPTEAELQAAAERGFDAVELHLSPENLDAMEETVAACRDAEVEIASVHTPHVDLEQLEYVQLTNDLCKRLDATLVVHSTKIPLSNLDYVLDRVDITVPNGFENSTGHSTHFLKNVLFEEGLSLVLDTAHFYTAEADFFPLLEGLLTEHGDSIPVIHCCDGTKTTDGLAFGTGTMEMERLISLLDDCYDGIVVLEVMPDEQADALDVVEDVLGRGTVAAPGSD, from the coding sequence ATGCAAGTCGTCGGAAAGTGCCCCCCAACGGAAGCGGAGTTGCAAGCCGCGGCCGAGCGTGGATTCGATGCCGTCGAACTCCACCTCTCGCCGGAGAACTTGGACGCAATGGAAGAAACGGTCGCCGCGTGCCGGGACGCCGAGGTCGAAATCGCCTCGGTTCACACGCCGCACGTGGACCTCGAACAACTCGAATACGTCCAACTGACGAACGACCTCTGTAAACGACTCGACGCGACGCTCGTCGTCCACTCCACGAAAATCCCGCTGAGTAACCTCGACTACGTCCTCGACAGGGTCGATATCACCGTCCCGAACGGGTTCGAGAACTCGACGGGCCACAGCACCCACTTCCTGAAAAACGTCCTCTTCGAGGAGGGACTGTCGCTCGTCCTCGATACGGCCCACTTCTACACGGCAGAAGCGGACTTCTTTCCCCTGCTGGAGGGCCTGCTGACCGAGCACGGCGACTCGATACCGGTCATCCACTGTTGTGACGGGACCAAAACCACCGACGGCTTGGCGTTCGGCACCGGAACGATGGAGATGGAGCGGCTAATCTCGCTCCTCGATGACTGCTACGACGGCATCGTCGTGCTGGAAGTCATGCCCGACGAACAGGCCGACGCGCTCGACGTGGTCGAGGACGTGCTCGGGCGCGGGACGGTGGCTGCTCCCGGAAGCGACTGA
- a CDS encoding asparaginase, which produces MNVTVLGTGGTIASTGQETGAVPTQRGEALIERVPELDEYGDIAVEQVAQVPSYEMTAETLESIRERVAELDGDSTRDAVVVTHGTDTMEETAYYLDVTLNPNTPVFLTGAQRRPDERGFDGSTNLVTAFAAAEAFAEKDGSGTYVAFDEKIHSARFATKVHTSQLDAFASPDIGPVATHDRSGVRILRQPRSESVHIPDASLDPTVFVVGSGAGVDERLAAAALDAGADGLVVNGTGLGNVTAELGEFVQSAIRDGTPVVVTSRCLAGRTTPVYGNAGGGETLRDAGAIFAGDLPAQKARLKLVLALSKHGGEDEKKDYKALRALFDAETY; this is translated from the coding sequence ATGAACGTCACCGTCCTCGGCACGGGGGGAACGATTGCGAGCACGGGCCAAGAGACCGGCGCGGTCCCGACCCAACGCGGGGAAGCACTCATCGAGCGAGTTCCGGAATTGGACGAGTACGGCGACATCGCCGTCGAACAGGTGGCGCAGGTTCCGAGCTACGAGATGACCGCCGAAACGCTCGAATCCATCCGCGAGCGGGTGGCGGAACTGGACGGAGATTCGACCCGCGATGCCGTCGTCGTCACGCACGGCACGGACACGATGGAGGAGACGGCGTACTATCTGGATGTGACCCTCAATCCGAACACGCCGGTGTTCCTGACCGGTGCGCAGCGTCGCCCGGACGAACGGGGTTTCGATGGTTCGACGAACCTCGTCACCGCGTTCGCGGCGGCTGAGGCGTTCGCGGAAAAGGACGGAAGCGGAACCTACGTCGCCTTCGACGAAAAAATCCATTCGGCGCGGTTCGCCACGAAGGTCCACACGTCGCAACTCGACGCCTTCGCGTCGCCTGACATCGGCCCGGTGGCGACCCACGACCGCAGCGGCGTTCGAATCCTCCGCCAGCCACGGAGCGAATCCGTGCACATCCCGGACGCCTCGCTCGACCCCACCGTCTTCGTCGTCGGGAGCGGTGCCGGAGTGGACGAACGACTGGCCGCCGCCGCGCTGGACGCGGGCGCGGACGGTCTGGTCGTGAACGGCACGGGACTCGGCAACGTCACCGCGGAGTTGGGTGAGTTCGTGCAGTCGGCGATTCGGGACGGCACCCCCGTCGTCGTCACCTCCCGTTGTCTCGCCGGTCGAACGACGCCGGTTTACGGAAACGCGGGCGGCGGCGAGACGCTGCGGGACGCTGGAGCGATTTTCGCTGGTGACCTTCCGGCACAAAAGGCGCGGCTCAAGTTGGTGCTGGCGCTGTCGAAGCACGGCGGTGAGGATGAAAAGAAGGACTACAAAGCACTCCGTGCGCTCTTCGACGCCGAAACGTACTGA
- a CDS encoding polysaccharide deacetylase, translating into MGDIDVAIGIDADCVAGWLGSYGGEDSPADLSRGLSAGNEGIPRMLALFEEEDVTTSWYVPGHTIETFRENVEAIADDGHEIGIHGYSHENPTSLTREQEDAIMQASMDLVEEITGDRPVGHRASWWEFSENTPELLEEHDFLYDSSLMERQFEPGYVRKGDDWTKIEYENDAESWMEPYEYGEETDVVEIPISWFRDDIPPMQFIKQPNYNAGYASPRMIHEEIYEAQFDFLYNRRGAGVYTLTIHPDIHGLPHMIPLLEEFIQYVKSHEDAEFLTLEEIARKYEDDPSVYESETRYV; encoded by the coding sequence ATGGGAGACATCGACGTCGCAATCGGTATCGACGCGGACTGCGTCGCGGGATGGCTCGGTTCGTACGGCGGGGAGGATTCGCCCGCGGACCTGTCGCGCGGGCTCTCGGCCGGAAACGAGGGGATTCCGCGAATGCTGGCACTGTTCGAGGAGGAGGACGTGACCACGTCGTGGTACGTCCCCGGCCACACCATCGAAACGTTTCGGGAGAACGTCGAGGCCATCGCCGATGACGGCCACGAAATCGGAATTCACGGCTACAGCCACGAGAACCCGACCAGCCTGACCCGAGAACAGGAGGACGCCATCATGCAGGCCTCGATGGACCTCGTCGAGGAGATTACCGGCGACAGACCCGTCGGCCACCGGGCGAGTTGGTGGGAGTTCAGCGAGAACACGCCCGAACTGCTCGAAGAGCACGACTTCCTCTACGACAGCAGCCTGATGGAACGGCAGTTCGAACCGGGGTACGTGCGCAAGGGCGACGACTGGACGAAAATCGAGTACGAGAACGACGCCGAATCGTGGATGGAACCGTACGAGTACGGCGAGGAAACGGACGTGGTCGAGATACCCATCAGCTGGTTCCGAGACGACATCCCGCCGATGCAGTTCATCAAACAGCCGAACTACAACGCGGGCTACGCGAGTCCGCGAATGATTCACGAGGAGATTTACGAGGCGCAGTTCGATTTCCTCTACAACCGCCGCGGTGCGGGCGTCTACACGCTGACCATCCACCCGGACATCCATGGCCTGCCACACATGATTCCGCTGCTGGAGGAGTTCATCCAGTACGTGAAGAGCCACGAGGACGCCGAGTTCCTCACGCTCGAAGAAATCGCGCGGAAGTACGAGGACGACCCGTCCGTGTACGAGAGCGAAACGCGATACGTCTGA
- a CDS encoding MFS transporter, translated as MGTTTTKLANRVPTITEQNRKWWVVVAIGIAGILVSVDFNGLTVALPTIGRDLGISTTGLQWTINAYLLAFAAPMVAFGRLSDIFGRRRVLLIGITVFIAASAFAGFSQSELWLVSARVVQGLGAAAFFAASLPIVSHAFPEKERGKGIALWAAISGLGLAAGPLVGGVLTQMVSWRWFFFFNVPLAAVAVILTLAAVRESRDETVGHHVDFAGLVTVTGGLVALVLAIQQGDTLGWGSPFVIGALGAAVLLLAAFFVIERRTDDPLIELDLFANRDFLGANAVGFVVNYGFGALLFYMTLYLQNILDYSPLRTGLVFLAFTVPLVVLEARTNDVSTRLGVRNSMVGGMALMAVAFVFLTRVTPTSGLVTILVSLVLAGTGIGVAYTLSNTVGMGALPDAKGGEASGVLGMVRLLGAVFGVAVTGALFKTLENEKLAELLVKAGAALDASDRQEIKGLLSGSDAAEATLKHLAPEVESQVERIVHVAFVSAFGRAMLLCMAVSILGVVAAYFIIEAASDE; from the coding sequence ATGGGAACTACCACGACGAAACTAGCGAATCGCGTACCTACGATCACCGAACAAAACCGGAAGTGGTGGGTGGTGGTGGCCATCGGCATCGCCGGGATTCTGGTCAGCGTGGATTTCAACGGTCTCACGGTCGCGCTTCCGACCATCGGTCGGGACCTCGGAATCTCGACCACGGGGCTCCAGTGGACCATCAACGCCTACCTGCTCGCGTTCGCCGCGCCGATGGTGGCGTTCGGTCGGCTGTCGGACATCTTCGGTCGGCGGCGCGTCCTGCTCATCGGGATCACCGTCTTCATCGCCGCATCGGCGTTCGCCGGATTCTCCCAAAGCGAACTGTGGCTCGTGTCGGCCCGCGTGGTGCAGGGCCTGGGCGCGGCGGCCTTCTTCGCGGCGTCGCTACCGATAGTCAGTCACGCCTTCCCCGAGAAGGAACGCGGCAAAGGTATCGCGCTCTGGGCCGCCATCTCCGGCCTCGGACTGGCCGCCGGGCCCCTCGTCGGCGGCGTCCTCACCCAGATGGTGTCGTGGCGCTGGTTTTTCTTCTTCAACGTTCCGCTCGCGGCGGTGGCGGTCATCCTGACGCTCGCGGCCGTGCGCGAATCGCGTGACGAGACGGTCGGCCATCACGTCGATTTTGCGGGTCTCGTGACCGTTACCGGCGGTCTCGTCGCGCTAGTGCTCGCGATTCAACAGGGTGACACGCTCGGCTGGGGGTCACCGTTCGTCATCGGCGCACTCGGCGCAGCGGTGCTGTTGCTCGCGGCGTTTTTCGTCATCGAGCGGCGTACCGACGACCCGCTGATCGAACTCGACCTCTTCGCGAACCGGGACTTCCTCGGCGCGAACGCGGTCGGATTTGTCGTGAACTACGGGTTCGGTGCGCTGTTGTTCTACATGACGCTGTATCTCCAGAACATCCTCGACTACTCCCCGTTACGAACCGGACTGGTATTCCTGGCGTTCACCGTTCCGTTGGTGGTGTTGGAAGCACGGACGAACGACGTCTCGACGCGGCTCGGCGTCCGAAATTCGATGGTCGGTGGTATGGCACTCATGGCAGTCGCGTTCGTCTTCCTCACCCGCGTCACCCCGACGAGCGGATTGGTCACCATCCTCGTCTCACTCGTCCTCGCCGGAACCGGGATCGGAGTGGCGTACACGCTCTCGAACACGGTCGGGATGGGAGCGCTGCCGGACGCGAAGGGCGGTGAAGCGTCCGGCGTGTTGGGGATGGTTCGGCTCCTGGGGGCCGTCTTCGGGGTCGCGGTGACCGGTGCCCTGTTCAAGACGCTGGAGAACGAGAAACTGGCCGAACTGCTCGTCAAGGCCGGAGCGGCGCTGGATGCATCCGACAGACAGGAGATCAAGGGGTTGCTGTCCGGGTCCGACGCCGCGGAGGCGACGCTCAAACACCTCGCCCCGGAAGTCGAATCGCAGGTGGAGCGAATCGTCCACGTGGCCTTCGTCTCCGCGTTCGGCCGGGCGATGTTGCTCTGTATGGCCGTCTCGATACTCGGCGTCGTCGCGGCGTACTTCATCATCGAAGCCGCATCGGACGAGTAA
- a CDS encoding FAD-binding oxidoreductase, which yields MTVGIIGGGVIGTSCAYHLAERGHDVELFERDDIGGGTTAASMAVFVWQAVPPSGFAHRLRRRAWDEYSVFIEDGELAYTQTGLLHVAWSDSTLEAYREYADSLRDAGIDAEILPDARPYDDERAVGALSTPEDGHFDPVAIAELYAEKARNAGATIRSGTEVRGVEIESGRVTGIELDDETVAVDAVVNAAGPWAVDVDGMDDLPVRRTAGPIVGFETPDDADTEIPFTLFENELYVRRYAKGLYVGHYNTEFRADEDATPTTGDSPDDDFERRARELLSELGFDADRFRRETGWIGYRTVTPDGLPIVGEGDTEGYYHAVGMSGLGITRAPVVGQLISEAVDGESSPMLRQLSPGRFE from the coding sequence ATGACTGTCGGCATCATCGGCGGCGGCGTCATCGGCACGAGTTGTGCGTACCACCTCGCGGAGCGCGGTCACGACGTGGAACTGTTCGAACGGGACGATATCGGCGGCGGGACGACGGCCGCCTCGATGGCCGTGTTCGTGTGGCAGGCGGTGCCGCCGAGCGGGTTCGCCCATCGACTCCGACGGCGGGCGTGGGACGAGTACTCGGTATTCATCGAGGACGGCGAACTGGCGTACACGCAAACGGGACTGCTCCACGTCGCGTGGTCGGATTCGACGCTGGAGGCGTATCGGGAGTACGCGGATTCGCTCCGGGACGCGGGAATCGACGCGGAGATTCTCCCGGACGCAAGGCCGTACGACGACGAGCGCGCCGTCGGCGCGCTCTCGACGCCCGAAGACGGCCACTTCGATCCCGTCGCTATCGCGGAACTGTACGCCGAAAAAGCACGGAACGCGGGCGCGACGATTCGAAGCGGGACGGAAGTGAGGGGCGTCGAAATCGAGTCCGGACGCGTCACGGGAATCGAACTGGACGATGAAACGGTGGCCGTCGATGCGGTGGTGAACGCCGCCGGACCGTGGGCGGTTGACGTGGACGGGATGGACGACCTCCCCGTTCGCCGGACGGCGGGTCCCATCGTCGGATTCGAGACGCCCGACGACGCGGATACCGAAATTCCGTTCACCCTCTTCGAGAACGAACTCTACGTCCGTCGATACGCGAAGGGACTGTACGTCGGCCACTACAACACCGAGTTTCGAGCGGACGAGGATGCGACTCCCACTACCGGAGATTCCCCCGACGATGACTTCGAACGGCGAGCGCGGGAACTGCTCTCGGAACTCGGCTTCGACGCCGACCGCTTCCGCCGCGAGACGGGATGGATCGGTTACCGAACCGTCACGCCCGACGGCCTGCCGATCGTCGGTGAGGGGGACACGGAAGGCTACTATCACGCCGTCGGCATGAGCGGTCTCGGAATCACCCGAGCGCCCGTCGTCGGACAGCTGATATCCGAAGCGGTGGACGGCGAATCGTCGCCGATGCTCCGGCAGTTGTCCCCCGGACGTTTCGAGTAG
- a CDS encoding Gfo/Idh/MocA family protein: MQGEPVRLGVVGLGFMGQTHATNASELGHEVVAGADIVPDIRENFETKFGARTYEEFETMYENEDLDAVAVSTPNAFHEDAVVAALGHGYDVLCEKPLADSLEAAERMAETAREADGFCMVNFHNRVSTAAELFKGYQDAGHFGDVRHIRANYIRSRGIPGVGSWFTNEELSGGGVVVDIGVHAIDFALYLMDFPPVETVFGVTRNQFGNRDDYVDPDDWYDATEEAVFDVEDSTTALIRCADDRTISLEAAWATNEAESQEFVVRGSEAGARLDLGGDELTMLEAKSHGPDHLVESTVSDASIDHVGWKGSDKRFLDAVVAGQSPEFNTIEQALTTQRVMDAIYRSSESGGCVEVGEKR; encoded by the coding sequence ATGCAAGGAGAACCAGTTCGCCTCGGTGTCGTCGGCTTGGGATTCATGGGCCAGACCCATGCGACGAACGCGTCCGAACTCGGCCACGAGGTCGTTGCGGGTGCCGACATTGTCCCCGATATTCGCGAGAATTTCGAGACGAAGTTCGGCGCGAGAACCTACGAGGAGTTCGAGACGATGTACGAGAACGAGGACCTCGACGCGGTCGCCGTGTCCACGCCGAACGCGTTTCACGAGGACGCCGTCGTCGCCGCGCTCGGACACGGCTACGACGTGCTCTGTGAGAAACCGCTCGCCGACAGTTTGGAGGCCGCCGAACGGATGGCCGAAACCGCGCGGGAGGCTGACGGGTTCTGCATGGTGAACTTCCACAACCGCGTCTCGACCGCGGCTGAACTGTTCAAGGGGTATCAGGACGCGGGTCACTTCGGCGACGTTCGGCACATCCGGGCGAACTACATCCGCAGTCGCGGCATCCCCGGTGTCGGTTCGTGGTTCACCAACGAGGAACTCTCGGGCGGCGGCGTCGTGGTCGATATCGGCGTTCACGCCATCGACTTCGCGCTGTATCTGATGGACTTCCCGCCGGTCGAGACCGTGTTCGGCGTCACCCGCAACCAGTTCGGGAATCGGGACGACTACGTGGACCCGGACGACTGGTACGATGCCACCGAGGAAGCCGTGTTCGACGTCGAGGACTCGACGACGGCGCTGATCCGCTGTGCCGACGACCGGACCATCTCGCTCGAAGCCGCGTGGGCGACCAACGAGGCCGAGAGTCAGGAGTTCGTCGTTCGCGGGTCGGAAGCGGGCGCGCGTCTCGACCTCGGCGGCGACGAACTGACGATGCTGGAAGCGAAATCGCACGGTCCCGACCACCTCGTGGAATCCACCGTCAGTGACGCCTCCATCGACCACGTCGGCTGGAAGGGAAGCGACAAGCGCTTCCTCGACGCCGTTGTGGCCGGACAATCACCCGAATTCAACACCATCGAGCAGGCGCTCACCACCCAGCGCGTGATGGACGCGATTTACCGCTCGTCAGAGTCGGGTGGCTGCGTCGAAGTCGGCGAGAAGCGATAA